The genomic segment CCTCCCGCCCACGAtacaactttttctgctgtttttcccccaatgttttttaagctttttcaaccatttttgtcacgtttttcaacgttcttttatcaatttttgttcaaatgctataaaattaaacacccaaattcaatgaaagcagtCCACATAATCCATGTTATTATTTTGGACACTTTGGTTgatagaaacccaaatttcttcTACAACTTACTTTTAGAAAatggacaacaggagggttaaccaTTATGTCTAAACACTTTAAATTATCAATTTCATAATAAGTGCAACAGCAGGTTCTCCAAATAGGAAAGTGGCttacatttaaaagtaaaaggtACAACTGTTGTGGTAGAAAGAACAAAACCAGCAGTTTAAAGTGATATCAGAAGATCTGATTTAGGAATAACACCATTAACATTCTTGGTCTcaacaaataaactttatttctgCAATTATGCCACAATAATTCAGACTTCTTTCCTGTCTCGTTATTGaggaatatatttaaaatatatatatttaaaatgagaataacaacacaaacatttgtgttttttttccatttgtggATATCTGGAATTGCTTTGTTCCTAGTTATAATTCATCAACACATTAATGGGATGCATCATGACACACGTTATGTGGACGATATCTATTTAAACCCACAGACATTTATTATAACTTCCAGAAGAAATCTGTTTTCTAAAGACACCAAATATGTCAAGATGAAGTTCGATTCAATTTGCAAAGAATTGCTGCACATTTAACTATATGATAATAAATGGAATAAAGTGTAAATCAGTCGGCACAGGAAACAGATTCTGTAGAAATAAGAtgtaaaatatattaatatgtaCATTTGTTCCCTtaattgaaaataaatcaataccTGAAATAAGATCAGTGATTAGTTTACTCTGACAGGAGAGATGATCAGAGGGGCAGAGTTTTCACCATCATCATTGTCACAGGGACTGAAGTACGGGAAGAGTTTATCAGTGAAGGAGCAGCCAGTAAAGGAGTAGATAAGAGCTGCAACATCTACGTCATAAAAggagaccagaccctcctcataatccacaaacacccccaccttctgaggaggagacttcagagagagacggacacGTGGGCCAGCAGCAGTGTAGTACTCATTTCTATTTCTCAACCATATCGTCCAGTAACCATACTTAGGGCTCAGTGCGACTGCTCCCTTCCTGTTGATTGACTCTCTCGCCACTCCTAAATCCCATTCAGTCTTTCCTTTAACTTGAACCTCAAAGTAAAATCTGCCTGAAGAGAAACTCTGCTTTCCTAAAACACTAGCACACTCAGAAAATCTCTCTGGGTTGTCTGGGAGATTCTTCCTGAGTAGCATAGATAGTAGATCACGATCATTCACTTGTTTCCTATCATCAGACAGGATAAGATTAGGATGTGCTGTATCAGGATCAAGAGTCACATCCACTGCATACTGCTGGACCCTCTTCAGCTCGGCTTCAAGCAGCTTCTTCATCTCTTTACTGAGTGTCTCCTCCAGCTGAACCACAGCTTTCACCACAGTCCCCTCATATGATGATGGACGGACGCTGACCTCTGTCCAGTCCTTGGTGGGTGGAGGTTGTTGGATGTTTAGGGACTGGACACTCTGGAGAAGATGGAGATTGTCTTCAGAGCGTGagagctgctccacctcagtgcttctcttcatcagctcagagatttcctgttccagctctttgatgaaagctttggcctgtttttctgttgttttctgcttctctttgatcGTGTTGATGAGCTCATTCAGGCCTCTCTCAACAGACTCCTTCAGAGAAgtgaagacctgaacaccttctgctatctctctgtctgcatgtATCCTACTAAAGTCAACAGAGTGTTTGATTTCCTGAATCTTCAGTCGtctcttctggatcatctgGTGAATTTCAGCCCCTGTCTTCCCCAGCTCGGCCTTCTTTCCTTCATATTCTTCTGTCAGAGGAACAACATCATGCATCTTGTGATCTAAAACAGTGCAGAGCATGCAGACACATGTCTGGTCGGTCTTACAGAACAGCTCCAGAGGTTTATCGTGCTTCGTACACATCCTGCTTTCCAGGTTCTCCACAGGGACGTCACAGGGAACTTCTGGTTTGGACACTTCTTCAGATGGCACATTGCTGGCAGCAGccacaactacacacactgtgagagaaaaaaaacatacatgtaattaaaaagacaatttttattatttgttaaaataagaaatgtgtgcatttgtgggagccatgtgtgtgtgtttgtgtttgtgtttgtgtgtgtgtgtgtgtgtgtgtgtatatatgatgGAATAGTGCCATTACATTGAATGGGACAGAGGCCACTAACAATGTTCGAATTATACCGTGAGCTTCGGGGGGGTAAAGCTATTTTGAATGGTGACGTCACTCTCCATTTTATATAGGCACACACAATGAGAACCACTAATCTATATGCAAAATTCCCTGAATATTAGTGCAGATTCCCTCTTGTTAAGACATTAAGAATGAAATTGCACAAAAGGATAAATCGCCTCATTAAACCTCTCCCCGTGTCAGTATATCTATGGAACTCGTGTTACGGCGTGTGATTGTAGTCCTAATGTTTTTAAGCTAAGCAGCAGCGATGGCCATGGCCACTGAGTGGAAGGGAGACGTCCAGTTAAACCATAGCCATCTGTATGTTGTTCAGGACGGGAGTGAAGACCTATCTCATGCCTACATACAGATAGACtagctagcctagctagctTCTGCTAGTGATGGGACAACCTACTCTTTTATGATAGtcggttcaaccggacggtcgttggttggcctaccaagttaatagattcggtcaccggttCGCGTGCCCTCGGCGGTGGCGGCGGTGGGGGGTGATCGCGTTTAATACATATCATTATAATTTACatatctatcaagataacattacgtgtatttgtatgtgatataggcctaatactttccccttggtagtatagcatatgaatttccatgaacacaattctaaaatgcacgagacataaaggcttctgctatcggttgataactcaaacttgccgagaacctagacacccgtttgaatatagactcatgcattaggcacggttacggtcttgttcagtagtctggtgcacagtctcctggtgacagcctacctatcacgtaacaaacatttaacttaacataactattaagataacatgacgtgcatttgtatgtgatatccatcaataatgtaatttattaatttgtatgtacacaatcatttaagatgcacgagaaataaaggcttctgctatcggttgataagtcaaacttgcccagaacctagacacccgtttgaatatagactcgtgCAGTagcctcggttacggtccttacggtctcgaTCTGTAGCCTGGTGGgcggtctccttgtgacagcctagcctagctaccacgtagcaacattcacttctctaacatttaacttaacataactaccaaaataacatgacgtgtatttgtatgtgattacattagagtcgagagggccggcaggttgcacagttacattagagtcgagagggcaggcaggttgcacggtcacattagagtcgagagggcaggcaggttgcacggttacattagagtcgagagggccggcaggttgcacggttacattagagtcgagagggccggcaggttgcacggttacattagagtcgagcggcaggttgcacggttacattagagtcgagagggcggccggttgcacggttacattagagtcgagagggcggccggttgcacggttacattagagtcgagagggccggcaggttgcacggttacattagagtcgagagggcggccggttgcacggttacattagagtcgagagggcggccggttgcacggttacattagagtcgagagggccggcaggttgcacggttacattagagttgaGAGGGACGGCAGgttacacggttacattagagtcgagaggaccggcaggttacacggttacattagagtcgagagggcggccggttgcacggttacattagagtcgagagggcggccggttgcacggttacattagagttttagagggccggcaggttgcacggttacattagagtcgagagggcggccggttgcacggttacattagagtcgagagggccggcaggttgcacggttacattagagtcgagcggcaggttgcacggttacattagagttgaGAGGgacggcaggttgcacggttacattagagtcgagagggccggcaggttgcacggttacattagagtcgagagggccggcaggttacacggttacattagagtcgagagggccggccggttgcacggttacattagagtcgagagggccgggcaggttacacggttacattagagtcgagagggccggcaggttatacggttacattagagtttAGAGAGGGCcgggcaggttgcacggttacattagagtcgagagggccgggcaggttgcacggttacattagagtcgagagggccggcaggttgcacggttacattagagtcgagagggccggcaggttgcacggttacattagagccgagagggccggcaggttgcacggttacattagagtcgagagggccgcaggttgcacggttacattagagtcgagagggccggcaggttgcacggttacattagagtcgaggggccgcaggttgcacggttacattagagtcgagagggccggcaggttgcacggttacattagagtcgagagggccggccggttgcacggttacattagagtcgagagggccggcaggttgcacggttacattagagtcgagagggccggacggttgcacggttacattagagtcgagaggccggccggttgcacggttacattggGTCTCGTTCGGCATAGGGTCTAGGCCGGCAGGTTatacggttacattagagtcgagagggccggcaggttgcacggttacattagagtcgagagggccggcaggttgcacggttacagtAGAGTCGAgcgcaggttgcacggttacattagagtcgagagggccggcaggttgcacggttacattagagtcgagagggccggcagattgcacggttacattagagtcgagagggccggcaggttgcacggttacattagagtcgagagggccggcagattgcacagttacattagagtcgagagggccgggcaggttgcacggttacattagagtcgagagggccgggcaggttgcacggttacattagagtcgagagggccggcaggttgcacggttacattagagccgagagggccggcaggttgcacggttacattagagtcgagagggccggcaggttgcacggttacattagagtcgagcggcaggttgcacggttacattagagtcgagagggccggcaggttgcacggttacattagagtcgagagggccggcaggttgcacggttacattagagtcgagaggccggccggttgcacggttacattggGTCTCGTTCGGCATAgggtctaggcattagtagctcatttcctgattgattctaccaccaccactccagtccagtagaggcgctaatgagctagattacaatacacacagtagcagcagaataccagctacacaacggccaaccattgacatatatataatgccaacggcacgaatgaagtaaaagaaaaaaacaggagtgagtcggttcattgacgtacggcactcgattctcccggctcagtgacacgagtcgggttaattaaccggctcttcggtcagttcgtcaacactagcTTCTGCAGcagttcaaacacacacatttgagcATGTTTCCATCCGACAACCCTGTCCATGAGATAATGAACAGCTTGCATTAATGCAACCATTCTTGGCTTAGTTTCACCAAGATATGGACAATATTTGCTTGGTACAGAGAGCTTCAGGAGCTGCATGAacttttagctagctagctagctagctagactatgaCTTAATTACAGATGAGAGAAACACTATTAACAACCAAATTAAGACAGTTCTGAGAACCTGTTTAGATGACGAGCTGCTCATAACATTTAGCACAAAGCACAATGCATGATGATATACATGGCAGTCAAAACCATAGGCAGAGATTAAAGTTGATTCAGCCAGTTACTCTTAATTTCGCTGACACACCAGCACCAGATATGTACGTTTTGACAGCTAGTGAAGTGATATCAAAGAACACAGTCTGAACGTACCAGAGAAATGGTACAGCCCAATGGGGAGTGAGTGTTTGAAAATCTTATTTCATTAGATTATTTCCTGAATTGTTGCTATGTGATGGTGATACTGcatttaaatacataaaatttTGTATAGGCTAACATTATATTTTGTTAGATTTTTTTCAGTACCCCccaaactattattttcatcCTTTTTGGGAGGGTCCACACATATCCCCTGCAAATCTACACCTTTGCCTGTTACTCTTGTTATTTCCTTCTTCCAAAATGGCCGGGAGTTGAGTTTTTATTCAAACTAAATAATGACTGGTGTGATAACTGCATGCCAAATTAATCAGAGCATACAAGGCCAAATTGCCTCCTAAGTTACAACATTGCAAAGGCCAAAATATTAAACTCAGTCCGACGCAGTCAgtccacataaaacacacagcaggtacataCTTCATGGAGATCATGGAGAACAATAAGGGCAGAACAGCATCACCGATCTGTTTTAACCAAATATTCTCTTTCTACCTCAGCTAAAAACAACAGACCTGCAGCACGTTACTGTAATGGCTGGTTATAGCCACCTGGCGGCGCTCTAGGACGGGGCTCTACTGACAATGATATGCCTTTATGATATATATGTTGTATCCtgactagggtgaccagatttcctggagctaaaaccgggacactttgtgcGTGACCGTAGTGTGCACGctcacgctttttaacgtgaacatgtgccagccctgttcagacacagacagtaacttcattattttgattctaggctcctcgtctaataataagtgttttttcctgtgaaattaacaaaattgcagtaacagcctttttcagtttagtgtgagatttatgttgagattttttctaaaaaagattttttgaagtgttatttattccaataacagcaaagtaattaaaatgattgagcattaaacacttaatttcctgcattctggtgaatttttatgcacctatttctacctttttctgaatcaatatatgctgcaaatatctttatttaaagagaatctgattacaatccaaatataaaaacataatatatattgcagtaaggctggcattctgtattgctttcaacaatttattctcctttggatggacttttctaattatatctgagtcagcacagatgtagcctataggcatcatgTACTCTTACCTCCTgctttgcatcttttgttggttaagtaacctccttaatgtgcatatgacaattattcacctcaatgatacattcattttaatttattaataaacccctggactgtaatatttcagatgtttgagcaagatttactgctctttgtgcacattcaaagtatataaacacagtagtgttctctgtgatttggaggagtcgtgttattttgagaaaaataaagtgataataggctattacaagaataaaatcacaagctatatttcagaaaataatctatacctgcaccatagtctgctgtgcattacgtgattgctctgctgatacggtagatctcagaccttctgacagacacagagccccgtttgggtctctggtctctgaatgagacaaattgtttagctatggaagtggctgtacgctgctctacgtcggaggtggaaacccgaaactacagaaatacacggagcacaaacgcaacacatctgccgcagcagggccacagctgagcgcatccatgaacctgaagctgcgctgcattttacagagagagtggacactaagagacccacaggtctgcttcagagctccgtgtgtctgagtctgaaccgtagaccggaaacgtcacgtcacaggaacttcaaactaaatcagtagtattgcgctcctaaacgttctgttgatggcatcactgtATTAGACTTGGCTATACTAATACAGACTTGGCtacgattcctccgaaaacttcacccctttcacagctttcctcacggagaaacggttgctaggtgatagcaaaaaatacagcatggtcggaccccgcacgtagctgcccgttctattcgcctcggaaaaataaactggacaaagttacattcggggctacactcaaaacattcggggctgaagacccggcaaaatcggctaacgccgctcctggtgtaaaccgggacattttagagTTCCCACacgcttttgtcgggactcgggacaagcaattaaaaatcgggactgtcccggtcaaaccgggacgtctggtcaccctaatccTGAATGCTGTCTCCTTGAGTATAAAGTATAGAGGAACAATACATGGTGTCAGAAGATAATAACCCTTGACAGATGGAGTCTAGTGACACAGACAACAGGTTTTGATGTTTGGTGTGGGGAGTGACAACATGGTGACCTgtggagagagaagaaaagtgAGTCGGCAAGAAGCTAAAAAGCCCGCGGCTAGCTAAAACACAGCATGAACCATGTATTCACAATAACACCTCCAGGACCATTCGACTTTGGGCCAAGCTCGTGGCCAGCGTGGATAAAAAGATTTGAACGCTACAGAATTGCTTCTGCATTAAAGGAAAAAGACAGAGCATACCAGGTGAATTCTCTCATTTACACAATGGGTGATAAGGTTGATGACATCCTCAGTTTGCTGCAATTGACTGGAGAACAACAAAATGACTACAACACGGTTACAAAGGCATTGATGGACACTTTGTTGGCGTGCATAATATAATTTATGAACGAGCCAAGTTTAACAAACGATGTCAAGAAGTCGGTGAGTCTGCAGATAACTTTATTACTGCGGTGCACAAACTAGCTGAACATTGCAAATATGGCTGCCTACGTGAAGAAATTATCCAAGGAAAGATTCTAGTCGGCATACATGATGGAAAATTGTCAAAGAAACTGCAACTTAACCCAAAGTTGGATTTAGCCACAGCCATAGTCCAAGGAAGGCAGCATGAGGatgtgaaaaaaacagcaaGCTATTGTGCGGGCAGCAGAATCACGAGGCCAAGTGGATGCACTGTCATATAACAGTAAGAGACAGGTACAAAGAAAGAAGCCAGCTCAGCGTGGTAGCTATACTCAGCATCAGACTGCCTTAGCCAAGCCAATACAGTGTGGTAAGTGTGGCAAAACCCCTAAACACTCATGGACTGAGTGTCCAGCAAAAGATGTTGAATGTAGGAAATGCCATAAGAAGGGACATTTTGTGACTGTGTGCAGATCAGTCCAAAAGCTGTAGTCCATAGAAGAGGATCGGGCGGCGGCCTACTTAGGAGCTGTCAGCTGGACAAAGGTGCCTCTTTGACCGCAATTCCAGAGTCAGAATACACACCGGATAGATATGGCAGCCCCTCTGCCCCTCGCATACCATTACTGGGACCTGCCAGCCAACCCCTGGATGTTAAAGGACAGGTGGATGCTGTTATCcagagaggagacagaaagatagaGGAGGAGCTTTTCATTGTGAAGGACCTGACCACACCTTTGTTAGGCTTTCCAGCTATTCGAAGACTGCACATGATTCCCCAGCTCCATAGCATAGATAATGCTGAGACACACTTCCACTCAACCTACCCAAATGTATTCTCAGGTTCAGGTAAACTTGAAGGCGAATACAAAATTCAGCTTAAAGTGCTACCGTCGCCTGATCTGCTCCACGATGTGCCTGTGGATCTACGACAACAACATGGACCGGGAAGGCCAGGAAACGGGGTAGGAGAGGCGGCCTCAGACGGCGCATCCAAGAAGCTACCAAGCTACCGCTACCACCCATGCTTCTCTGTAACCCACGATccttaaaaaacaaactggGTGAACTGCATCAACAGGTTGGAGCCTGCTACGAATACGGTGAGTCTGGTCTAATGGCTTTTACAGAAACCGGGTTTAGCAACGAAGTGCCAGACACCTTTATTCAAAGTGAAGGTTTCTCCCACCTACGGTTAGACAGAGATGCAAACTCGGGGAAGACACAGGGGGGTGGGGTGTAAATGTATATCAAGGACAGTTGGTGCCGTAGCTTTGCAGTGAAAGACAAAATATAGAACCCAGACCTGGAGCTGCTGTGTGTTACCCTGCGGCAAGAGAATTTACcaacatatttgtttgtgttgtgtatatTCCACCAAGTGGGAACGCCAGCAGAGCAGCTAAGGCAATCACAGACTGTGTCCATCCAGCCAGGTCTCAcggcaggtcgttatatagttactttattttaatctattaagtcgtggacaggttatgtaaatgccttttttttcgtgtgccgtttacgaaattgaaagcaatgcattttaatgggaagcatatttcgttaTCCCAGAACGCTGACAGTAGCGAGTaatattgataaggcgaaagtccgcgtagggaggctggtcggggtggtggatgggtcagaaaacacaggactttcaccccggagaccggggatcgcgccccGCGTGTTGCAGTACCTTTGTCGGTGTGTCCCGCGTTTTCCTAACCACAATCGTccagttattgtggcgtttcatttccccgttgttgtgtgcccctgcgccgtggatcgcgtcccgcgagtggcggcccgtcccgttgttttttgttatgaatcaaaatattattacacgacctggcgtgagaccgcgTTGGTCCATCGCCATCTACAGAACAAACCTGACGTTCCCATGCTGATACTTGGCGATTTCAACCACTGAAGCCTGGATAAAACTCTACCTGGATTTCATCAATATGTTAAGTGCAAATCTAGAAACAACAACATACTTGATAAATGCTATGGCAATATCAAGAACGCTTACACAGCCAGAGCCAGACCTCCCCTGAATAACTCTGACCATAATGTTATCCAGCTGCTCCCCACATATCGCTCAGTTTTTTGAAGGTATGGTCCAGTGACAAAACGGAGGAGCTGAAGGGATGCTTTATCTGCACGGACTGGAATATATTTTTCAAGGATGCGGACATGGACAGTGCCACTGAATCAATCACGCCTACATATCTTTCTGTATTGACTCTTTCATACCCCAGAAAACTGTTGAACGATATCCTAATAACAAACCCTATATCACAAAAGGCATTGAGGAATGCATCAACGAATGCAAGAAAACAGTTTTCAGATCTGGGAATAAAGCAGAAGTCCGGCAACAGTACAAGGAGCGGACGGAACAAGATCTGTCAGAATCCAATATCAGAAAAATGACCAACATGGACACTAGAAGGAAGCCCCTGTTTGCCCACAATGAAATTGGAAAGGCAAACAAATTGAATCATTTTTATATGTGTTTCAATACTgacaaggtcaaggtcaaggtcaaatttatttatatagcacatttacaAGCAGTCACTCCTgccccaaagtgctgtacagatacTAATACCGGTAACAGCATAAAAGCATACTAATTAGCCAAGAAGAAAAAGACCCATTAAAAACATAGTATccccaaaataataataataattaaaacacatgaaaaacatgatTACAAACAATATTAACAATGTCACGGCCCACGCAAGTGTATGTATCAGCGTCTTTCTGAAGTGTGCGAAATATTGGACACTGCAACAATTTAATTTAGGCCACAGAGCAATATTCCAAAAAAGTGTAATACATGattagtatggataactgtctgtaaatatatgccaaggtaaatgcacaggggtgcaaatagcatacattgatatttgtacca from the Perca flavescens isolate YP-PL-M2 chromosome 2, PFLA_1.0, whole genome shotgun sequence genome contains:
- the LOC114572036 gene encoding E3 ubiquitin-protein ligase TRIM21-like; the protein is MTAVDLFNTLEDLKEEEFKKFKWHLQQRDILEGYQSIKVSKLENAERQDTVDVMVKTYKLHGALKVTKKVLEEINRNDLVQSLPDTSSGPQVCVVVAAASNVPSEEVSKPEVPCDVPVENLESRMCTKHDKPLELFCKTDQTCVCMLCTVLDHKMHDVVPLTEEYEGKKAELGKTGAEIHQMIQKRRLKIQEIKHSVDFSRIHADREIAEGVQVFTSLKESVERGLNELINTIKEKQKTTEKQAKAFIKELEQEISELMKRSTEVEQLSRSEDNLHLLQSVQSLNIQQPPPTKDWTEVSVRPSSYEGTVVKAVVQLEETLSKEMKKLLEAELKRVQQYAVDVTLDPDTAHPNLILSDDRKQVNDRDLLSMLLRKNLPDNPERFSECASVLGKQSFSSGRFYFEVQVKGKTEWDLGVARESINRKGAVALSPKYGYWTIWLRNRNEYYTAAGPRVRLSLKSPPQKVGVFVDYEEGLVSFYDVDVAALIYSFTGCSFTDKLFPYFSPCDNDDGENSAPLIISPVRVN